From the Micromonospora echinospora genome, the window GGGTTGGGGTCAGCGGGCGAGCAGGACGCGCACCTGGTTGTGGATCTGGGTGAGCAGTTGCTCGGGCTCGGGCTCGGCGCTGGCCGACATCGCCAGGAACATGACGGCTGAGATCACGTGCGCCAGTGTGGCCGCGTCCGCCTCGGGCACCGCTGCGTGCCGGGTGAGGAGCGCTGCGAGGGCGGCCTCGGTGCGGGCGACGATCTCGAGCGCGGCCGCGCGTTGTGGCTCGGCGAGGTCACCGAAGACCATCTCGCGCAGGTAGGTGCGGCCGTTGTCGACCTGCACCCGGTTGCATGCCACGATGGGTCGCAGCAGCGCCATGACGGCGTCCAGGACGTCGCCCTCGGTTTCGGCGTCGGCGGTGCCCTGCTCGAGCGCGCGGGCGTAGTGGGCGTTCTGCACCAGGAGCAGCAGCTCGCCCTTGGACCTGACGTAGAGGAACAGGGTGCCGGTGCCGATGTCGGCGGCGTCGGCGATCTGCTGGGTGGTGACCTCGTCGACGCCGTGTTCGGCGAACAGCACGCTGGCGGCCGCGGTGATGCGGTCGAGCTTGGCCTGCTTGTTGCGCTCGCGCCGACCCGGAGGTGGGGAGGCGAGGGTCATGCTGCGTCCTCCGGCGTGCTGTTCGACGAGTTGGTGGTCGTTGTCACGCACCGTATCCGAGGGGTGCGACGCTCTCTCGTCGCACCCCGTCGGCGGGGTGCGGTCGGTGTGCGGTTACCTGCCGCGGAACTCCATGTTTCCTTCCGTGGTGGTGCTCTGTCGTGGTGTCAGTCGCGTGTGATGACGACCTTGCCGATCAGACCGCCGCCCGCCAGGGCGGTCACGGCGTCGGGCGTCCGGTCGAAGGGGAAGGTCCGGCCGACCAGGGGGCGGATCGCTCCGGCGTCGACGAGCTCGGCGATCGTGGCGAGTTGCTCCCCGCTGGCGTGCATGAACAGGAACTCGTAGCTGACGCCGAGTTGCTTGGCCTGCTTGCGGACCTTGGCGCTGAGTGCGGTGATCCCCATCCGCAGCGGCAGGGGCAGGCCGGCTGTGCGGGCGAAGTCCGGGGTTGGTGGGCCGGAGATGCCGATGGCCTTGCCGCCGCGGCGTAGGACCCGCAGCGACTTCTCCAGGTTCTGCCCGCCGAGGCTGTCCAGGGCCAGGTCGTAGCCGGTCAGGAGCTGCGCGAAGTCTTCGGTGTGGTGGTCGATGACGACATCGGCGCCGAGGTTGCGGACCAGGTCGGCGTTCTTCGCGCTCGCCGTGGTGGCCACGGTCGCGCCGAGGTGCTTCGCGAGCTGGATTGCGATCGAGCCGACCCCGCCTGCTCCCGCGTGGATCAGGACCTTCTGGCCGGGGTGGACCTCACCGCGCTCGCTGAGCGCCTGCCAGGCGGTCAGGGCGACGAGCGGAAGCGAGGCGGTGTCCGTCACGCTGATCGACGAGGGGGCGACCGCGAGATCGTCCTGGTGGACGGCGATGCGCTCGGCGAAGGTGCCGATGCGTCCGTCGCGGGGGCGGGCGTACACGGTGTCGCCCACGGTGAACCGGCTGACCTTCGCACCGACGCCGATCACCGTCCCGGCCAGGTCGTGGCCCAGGGTCAGCGGCAGTGGGTAGCGCAGGATCTGCTTGAAGTCCCCGGCCGCGATCTTCAGGTCGAGCTGGTTGACACTTACCGCCCGGATGTCGACCAGCACGTCGTTGTCCCCGATTGCGGGCTCGGGACGCTCGATGGCGTGCAGCGGCGCCCGGTATCCGTCGATGGCGAACGCCTTCATCGCTCGAGCGGTGCGCTCAGGCCGGCCTTGGCCGCGACCGAGGACTCGTCGGCCAGGACCTCGTACTGGTTGGTCTCGACGGCGTCGAGCACGATGCGTACCAGGTCGGCGGGATCGGTCTTTGGACCGGGGGCGTGTGCGGCCATCGCGGTGTCGACGAACCCGACGTGTACCCCCACCACGTGCACGCCGGCGGGGGCGAGTTCGAGGCGCAGAGAGTTGGTCGCCGACCACAGCGCGGCCTTCGTGGCGCTGTAGATGCCGGCGACGGCGTACCAGCTCAGCAGGGAGTGGATGTCGATGATCGCGGCGTTGTTCGCCTGCCGCAGGATCGGGGCGAACGCGCGGGCCAGAAACAGCGGCCCGAGGAAGTTGGTTTCGACGTTCGCGCGGATCTCCTCGTCGGTGTGGGCGAGGATCCCGGTGGTGCTGACCGAGGCGCCGGCGTTGTTGACCAGCACGGTCACGTCCGAGGCGGCTTCGACCGCTGCGCGGATGGATGCGGGGTCGGTGACGTCCAGGGTCAGTGGGACGACGCGCGCGTCGTCCCACGTGCGCGGCCTGCGGGCGGTGGCGTAGACCTTCGCCGCGCCGCGGGCCAACGTCTGGTGGACGAACTGCGTGCCGATGCCGCCGTTCGCGCCGGTGACCAGGACGACTGCTCCGTCAAGGTTTGCCATGGAAACTCCGTGGAGGTTGAGGTTGCGGGTCAGTTCAGGTCGTGCGTCGGGTGGTCCGTGTGGCTGGCCGCGCCACCGCCGTAGACGGTGGCGGAGTTGATCTCGTTGAACGGGCGTTTGTGCGTAGCCGTTCGACGACGTCGGCACCACCCCGGCTTTTCTGACTCTACTCAAAACTGAGTGCAGTCATGAGTTATTCCCCCTGGAACGGGCCGGCTTGAGTCGGCGCTCGCCCAGCAGGCCTCTCGCCCCCGACGGGGTTCACCGACCACCAGGCGCTCGCCGTAGAAGCCGGAGCTGAAACCCGCGGCAGGCCACACCATCTACCGCCACCTCGACAAAGCGGCAGCTGACCGCCGCAGTGTTGTCAGAGTCGCCGTGACCGGTTGACCGCTCACGGTGAGACCAGGCCGGCTCGACGGCCGGCAGCCGTCGAGCCGGGATGAAGATCGCGGTGGCCGGCCGCCCCACACAGCGGGCCGACCGGGGGTCAGTGGGTGGGGATGTGGGCGACGCCGATGCGCTTGCGGAAGACCCAGTAGGTCCAGCCCTGGTAGGCCAGGACGACGGGAGTGAAGACGGCGGCCACCCAGGTCATGATCCCCAGGGTGTATGGGGTGCTGGCGGCGTTGGTGGCGGTGAGGGTGCCGGCGGGGTCCGTGGTGGAGGGCAGGACGTTCGGGAAGAGGGCGGTGAAGAGGGTGGCGACGGCGAGGGCGATGGCGGTGGCGGTGCCCGTGAAGGCCCAGCCCTCGCGGCGGGCGCGGGCGGCGGTGAGGCCGGCGAGCAGGGCGGCGGTGGCGGCGGCGGCGAGGATGACGGCGGTGGTGTTGCCGCGGATGGTGAGGGTCCAGGTCAGGAAGGCCACGGTGAGGACGGCGGCGATGGCGCCGAGGCGGGTGGCGAGGGCGCGGGCGCGGTGGCGGATGTCGCCGGTGGTCTTGAGGGCGGTGAAGACGGCGCCGTGGGTGAGGAAGAGGGCGGTGGTGGTGAGGCCGCCGAGGAGGGCGTAGGGGTTGAGGAGGTCGACCAGGCCGCCGGTGTATTCGTGGTCGGCGTCGAGGGGGACGCCGCGGAGGATGTTGGCGAAGGCGACGCCCCAGAGAAGTGCGGGGATGAGGCTGCCGAGGGTGATGGCGGTGTCCCAGCGGCGTTTCCAGGTGGCTTCGGGGCGCTTGTGGCGGTATTCGAAGGCGACGCCGCGGACGATGAGGGCGAGGAGGATGAGCAGGAGGGGTAGGTAGAAGCCGGAGAAGAGGGTGGCGTACCACTCGGGGAAGGCGGCGAACATGGCGCCGCCTGCGGTGATGAGCCAGACCTCGTTGCCGTCCCAGACGGGCCCGATGGTGTTGATCATGACGCGGCGTTCGCGGTCGTTGCGGGCGAGGACGGGCAGGAGCGCGCCGACGCCGAAGTCGAAGCCTTCGAGGATGAAGTAGCCGGTGAAGAGGACGGCGATGAGGACGAACCAGACGGTGGTGAGGTCCACGGTAGGGCTCCGGGGTCAGTAGGCGAAGGCGAGGGGGCGGTCGGCGTCGTCGGTGTCGTCGTCGGATGGTGTGTTGTCGGTGACGTCGGGGAGCCCGTTGCGGGCGTAGCGGATGAGCAGGCGGACCTCGATGACGGCGAGGGTGGCGTAGACGATGGTGAAGGCGGTGAAGCTGGTGAGGACTTCGGTGAGGCTGACGCTGCGGGAGACGCCGTCGCGGGTGAGCATTTCGCCGAAGACGATCCAGGGTTGGCGGCCCATCTCGGTGAAGATCCAGCCGAAGCTGTTGGCGGCGAGTGGGAGCAGGGGCATGACGAGGCCGGCGCGCAGGAGCCACGTGCTGGTGGGGGTGCGGCCCTTGCGGTGGGCCCAGAGGACCCAGAGGGCGATGGCGGCGGCGGCGAGGCCGAAGCCGATCATCATGCGGAAGCTCCAGTAGGTGACCGGGATGATCGGGGTGTAGCTGCCGGGGCCGTACTGGGCGGTGTACTGCGCCTGGAGGTCGTTGATGCCCTGGACGGTGCCGTTGGGGTCGCCGGTGCCGAGGAAGCTGAGCAGGTAGGGGATCTTGAGGGCGTAGATCTCGCGGCTGCCGTCGAGGCTGCCGATCGTGAGGACGCTGAACGCGGCGGGGCTTTCGGTGGTGTAGAGGCCTTCGGCGGCGGCCATCTTCATGGGCTGCACGTCGGTCATGATCTTGCCTTGGATGTCGCCGGTGACGAGGACGCCGGCGGTGGCGGCGAGGGTGACCCAGGCTCCGAAGCGGGCGGCGAAGCGGTAGGTGGGGGTGTCGACGTGGTCGCGGTGGCGGATGAGGTGCCAGAGGGCGACGGCGACGATGAGGCTGCCGGCGACGAGGAAGCAGCCGGCGATGGTGTGGGGGAAGGTGACGAGGGCGACCTTGTTGGTGAGGACGGCGAGGAAGTCGGTGAGTTCGGCGCGTCCGGTGTCGGGGTTGATGCGGTAGCCGACGGGGTTCTGCATCCAGGAGTTGGCGGCGAGGATGAAGTAGGCGCTGAAGGTGGAGCCGATGGCGGCGGCCCAGATGGTGGCGAGGTGGATGCGTTTGGGAAGGCGGTCCCAGCCGAAGATCCAGAGTCCGAGGAAGGTGGATTCGAGGAAGAAGGCGACGAGGGCTTCGATGGCGAGGGGTGCGCCGAAGATGTCGCCGACGAAGCGGGAGTAGTCGCTCCAGTTCATGCCGAACTGGAATTCCTGGACGATGCCGGTGACGATGCCCATGGCGAAGTTGATGAGGAAGAGCTTGCCGTAGAACTTGGTGAGTTTGAGGTAGCGCTGGTCGCCGGTGCGGTGCCACATGGTCTGGAGGATGGCGACGAGGACGGAGAGTCCGATGGTGAGTGGTACGAAGAGAAAGTGGTAGACGGTGGTGACACCGAACTGCCAGCGGGCGACGTCCAACGCGTCCACCAGGAACCCCCCAGGTCATACTACGAGACGTAGTAGATACTACCGTGCGTCGTAGACGTGGTGGCAGGGCCGCCCGGCCCGAACCGTCCCGGGACCAATGACCCTGCTCACCCCCGGCCGCTGGACCCCGCCGTCGCCGCCCGGTCCCCCGCCGCTGGCGGGCACGTGCGACCATCGACCGCTGATGGAGACAGCCCACTCCCCTGGCGGCCGCCGTGGCTGTGGCGTGCCGCGCAACTGCTCGCGTACCTCGTGGTCGGGGCGCTGGCCCGGCTGCGGGTCACCGGTGACGTGCCCGACCGGCTGCGCGCGGGGCCACTGGTCCTGGCCGCCAACCACATCAGCCCGTTCGATCCGATCGTGCTCGCCGCCGCCTGCCGGACCCGGGGCATCGCGCCCCGGATCATGGCCACCGGAGGGTTGTTCCGGGCGCCCCTGGTGGGCGCGGCGATGCGCCACGCCGGGCACATCCGCGTCGACCGGGGCACCGCCGCGGTGGGACGGGCGCTGCACGACGCCGCCGACGCGGTCGCCGCCGGATCGGTGATCCTGGTCTACCCGGAGGGTCGCATCGGCCTGGACCCCGGCATGTGGCCCGAACGCGGCAAGACCGGCACCGCCCGACTGGCGTTCGCCAGCGGCGCGCCGGTGGTGCCGGTCGCCCAGTGGGGCTCGCACGAGGTGCTGCCCTACCGGGCACCGAAGGGCATGGTGGGCGCGGTGTGGCGGTCGCTGTGGCGGCGGCCGGTGATCCGGGTGCACTTCGGCGCGCCGGTCGACCTGGCCGACGTGGACCCGGCGGCGTCCGGGGCGGCCCGGCGGGCCACCGACCGGATCATCGACGCGGTCACCGACGCGCTGGTGCCGTTGCGCCCCGACGAGCCGGACCGGCCCCGCCACGTGGATCCCGGCCGGCCGTCCGACACCAGTCGGCTGCACCGGCGGTCGGCGCGTCCCTGAACCGGGGACTACGGCGCCAGCAGCGGGGTTGACCTGCCCCGCTCCGGTACGATCATGATCTGGGCAGCCGCCCGCCGCCCAGGTCGCGCCCCGCCCCGCCGGACGGTGAGCGGTGCCGGCTGCCCGCCCGAGTACCCGGTGGCGGATCCGGTCCGCGCCGAACCGTGGAGGCACCCATGCGCGCACCGACCCGCTTTCCCGCGCTGGCACCGGCGACGCTGGTGCCGCTGCTGGCCGTGGTGACGCTGGCCGTGGTCTGGGGTCGCGTCCTGCCGCCGGTGGTGGAGGTCGTCGTCGTGGTGCTGCTGGCGGGCGCGGTCCTGGCCGCGGTCCACCACGCCGAGGTGGTCGCGCACCGCGTCGGGGAACCGTTCGGGTCGCTGATCCTCGCCGTCGCGGTGACCGTGATCGAGGTCGGTCTGATCATCACCCTGATGGTCTCCGGTGGCCCGGACACCGCCACCCTGGCCCGGGACACCGTGTTCGCCGCCGTGATGATCACCTGCAACGGGATCGTCGGGTTGTCGTTGCTGCTGACCGCCGTACGTCGCCGGGTGGTGGTGTTCAACCCGGAGGGCACCGGCGCGGCCCTGGCGACGGTGCTCACCCTGGCGACCCTGAGTCTGGTCCTGCCGACGTTCACCACAGGCAGTCCCGGTTCGGCGTTCACCGGCCCGCAGTTGGCGTTCGCCGCGGTGTCGTCGCTGTTCCTGTACGCGACGTTCGTCTTCGTGCAGAACGTGCGGCACCGCGACTACTTCCTGCCGCCCCCGCGCGAGGTCCTCGCGTCGTCGTCCCCGGGTCGCCGGGGTGACGCCGTGGGGGACGAGGAGCACGCCCCGGTGCCGCCGATGACCACCGCGCTGGGCAGCTTCGCGCTGCTGATCGTGGCGCTGGTCGCGGTGGTG encodes:
- a CDS encoding TetR/AcrR family transcriptional regulator, which gives rise to MRDNDHQLVEQHAGGRSMTLASPPPGRRERNKQAKLDRITAAASVLFAEHGVDEVTTQQIADAADIGTGTLFLYVRSKGELLLLVQNAHYARALEQGTADAETEGDVLDAVMALLRPIVACNRVQVDNGRTYLREMVFGDLAEPQRAAALEIVARTEAALAALLTRHAAVPEADAATLAHVISAVMFLAMSASAEPEPEQLLTQIHNQVRVLLAR
- a CDS encoding NADP-dependent oxidoreductase, which translates into the protein MKAFAIDGYRAPLHAIERPEPAIGDNDVLVDIRAVSVNQLDLKIAAGDFKQILRYPLPLTLGHDLAGTVIGVGAKVSRFTVGDTVYARPRDGRIGTFAERIAVHQDDLAVAPSSISVTDTASLPLVALTAWQALSERGEVHPGQKVLIHAGAGGVGSIAIQLAKHLGATVATTASAKNADLVRNLGADVVIDHHTEDFAQLLTGYDLALDSLGGQNLEKSLRVLRRGGKAIGISGPPTPDFARTAGLPLPLRMGITALSAKVRKQAKQLGVSYEFLFMHASGEQLATIAELVDAGAIRPLVGRTFPFDRTPDAVTALAGGGLIGKVVITRD
- a CDS encoding SDR family oxidoreductase is translated as MANLDGAVVLVTGANGGIGTQFVHQTLARGAAKVYATARRPRTWDDARVVPLTLDVTDPASIRAAVEAASDVTVLVNNAGASVSTTGILAHTDEEIRANVETNFLGPLFLARAFAPILRQANNAAIIDIHSLLSWYAVAGIYSATKAALWSATNSLRLELAPAGVHVVGVHVGFVDTAMAAHAPGPKTDPADLVRIVLDAVETNQYEVLADESSVAAKAGLSAPLER
- the cydB gene encoding cytochrome d ubiquinol oxidase subunit II translates to MDLTTVWFVLIAVLFTGYFILEGFDFGVGALLPVLARNDRERRVMINTIGPVWDGNEVWLITAGGAMFAAFPEWYATLFSGFYLPLLLILLALIVRGVAFEYRHKRPEATWKRRWDTAITLGSLIPALLWGVAFANILRGVPLDADHEYTGGLVDLLNPYALLGGLTTTALFLTHGAVFTALKTTGDIRHRARALATRLGAIAAVLTVAFLTWTLTIRGNTTAVILAAAATAALLAGLTAARARREGWAFTGTATAIALAVATLFTALFPNVLPSTTDPAGTLTATNAASTPYTLGIMTWVAAVFTPVVLAYQGWTYWVFRKRIGVAHIPTH
- a CDS encoding cytochrome ubiquinol oxidase subunit I, producing the protein MDALDVARWQFGVTTVYHFLFVPLTIGLSVLVAILQTMWHRTGDQRYLKLTKFYGKLFLINFAMGIVTGIVQEFQFGMNWSDYSRFVGDIFGAPLAIEALVAFFLESTFLGLWIFGWDRLPKRIHLATIWAAAIGSTFSAYFILAANSWMQNPVGYRINPDTGRAELTDFLAVLTNKVALVTFPHTIAGCFLVAGSLIVAVALWHLIRHRDHVDTPTYRFAARFGAWVTLAATAGVLVTGDIQGKIMTDVQPMKMAAAEGLYTTESPAAFSVLTIGSLDGSREIYALKIPYLLSFLGTGDPNGTVQGINDLQAQYTAQYGPGSYTPIIPVTYWSFRMMIGFGLAAAAIALWVLWAHRKGRTPTSTWLLRAGLVMPLLPLAANSFGWIFTEMGRQPWIVFGEMLTRDGVSRSVSLTEVLTSFTAFTIVYATLAVIEVRLLIRYARNGLPDVTDNTPSDDDTDDADRPLAFAY
- a CDS encoding calcium:proton antiporter, producing the protein MRAPTRFPALAPATLVPLLAVVTLAVVWGRVLPPVVEVVVVVLLAGAVLAAVHHAEVVAHRVGEPFGSLILAVAVTVIEVGLIITLMVSGGPDTATLARDTVFAAVMITCNGIVGLSLLLTAVRRRVVVFNPEGTGAALATVLTLATLSLVLPTFTTGSPGSAFTGPQLAFAAVSSLFLYATFVFVQNVRHRDYFLPPPREVLASSSPGRRGDAVGDEEHAPVPPMTTALGSFALLIVALVAVVGLAKVESPTIEAVVADAGLPRPVVGVVIALLVLLPETLAAARNARRDRTQISLNLALGSAMASIGLTIPAIAVASLWLDGPLVLGLGATQIVLLGLTAAVGILTVMPGRATLLQAWVHLSLCASYLFLAANP